TCCACTTTCAATCTCTGGTTTTGTGATATTTTTCTCTATAACTAATTGTAGCGTTGATTCGTCAGGCTCAACTTCGTTATTTATTGACGCATTTGTTCTGTAAATTCTGTAAAAATAATCAGTATAAAGACAATTTTTTGGGATTGTCGCTTGTAGTTTTGGCTCTGCTCTAAATCCAAATTTAACGGTAGTTACGCCAGTTGACGGCGTAGTTAACACGGCCGTCGTTGAGAAAGTAAATTCATTATTTGTGGCATTAACGGCCGTGATTACATATTCGCCGTCAGGAATTGGCGTTACCCCATTCGAGTATTTCACAGTAACAAAATCGTCAATTTTTAACGCTTTTGGCAGTGGTTCTGTAGCTGTGATAGTTATTTCATGATTTTTTATTTTAATGCTTTTTGGCGACTGTAGCATATTGCCGCGTGTGACAATTTCTGAGGGTGCCCCCAAAACTACCAATTGATTTGCGTCTTTTCTTCCAAAAACAATGCGATATCCTATTTGCGTGTCAGGGTTATGTATGCCTGAATTAGGCTCCGGCTCACTTCCGATGTAATCAAGGTCTGGCGCTTTCTCAACACCCGCGAAAATTATATTCTCATTTATACTTTCAATTTTTAAAAGGCCTTTTTTTGAAGGTATATACAAATTCCCTGCCGCTTGACAATACCGTGATGTTTGAATATCAAGAGCAACTCTCGTTTTAATTTCAGAATTTTTTAAAAAACTGCCGTCGCTCGCTTGCTCAACTACCGTTACGGACGTAGGTGAGAGCAATATTAAATTTTTTAAATAGCTTAAAACAGTATGGCTTCCATACATTAACCCGTCAATAAACGTTTGATAGCCATTTCGCTTTTGAATAATATTGTCGCGTGAAATTAAAATATTTTCGGCTTTCTCGAGAAACCCCTCAGTCTCAAAACTATTATCTTGCAAATTTAACCCAAAAAATTTTGTTATCTGCATACTATATTCTCAATGATTTATGTATTCTAGGTTTATTCAAAAGTCGGTTACCGTTCACATACGGCCGAGGTTTTCCCGAAACTCGCGGCGATAAAACACCTTCCATGATGTTGCGAGCTCGGTCTAAATCGGGCTTAAATGCCGCGAGAGCTTGCAAATCTTTTTGCGCTTCTAAAATTTTAACGCCCGCCGCTTTGATTAAATACTTGTAACACTCATCGGGCAAAAGTAAAACATCTGTTTGCCCCGCTAGCGAAACTCTGTCGCCTGCTTGCAAATTTTTTGGCAATAACTCTGGCTTAAATTGCATTTTATTGCCGTCAATTCTCGCGACTGCAATATCTATTGCCAGTATGTGCGGTTTGCATCTCGCATTTGCTGCAATAAAATCGTACATACTGCGGCCGGAAAAACTTTTGTTTGCGTTTGTTGCTAGCGTAATTTCGCCGGTGCTGTAGTCTACATTAGAAACTACGGCAACATTAATGTTTGATACGAGCCGCGAATGTTTAATAAAATAACTAAATGTTAATTCGCCGCAATTCGCTGTAGGCGTAGGAACGAGCGCAATATCGTCGCCCACAAAATAATATTGCGACGGTCTGCCTTTGTTATGCTCGCTATCTGCGTTAGAAAATTCTATATTTTCGAGTTCTCTATTTTCGTGCCACACTGTTTTAATATTAGAGCCAATTGCTCTATACGGAACAGGGTATAGTTTTCTATTATTTTCAAGAAATACATTACTATTAAATAGCAGCCTGTCGCTGTGCAGGCGCAGAATCATCGGCACGATGGTGGATTCTATTTCTTCGTCAACCATCGCTAAAATATCATCGTCGCTAAAGCGGAAGTCTGTTGAAAATATTGTATTATTGCGTTTGATAGATGTTAAAATATCACTCGATGTATATGCCATTATATTTTGATTTTCTTATTTTTTGGTTCGGCTGCAATGGAAATCACCGACAATTTTGCTGCTTTCGGCTTTGCTTTGCGTTCGTTTTCAGACTGTAGCCACTCGTTAAATTTGCTTTTAAGATTTTCTTTCGGCGCTTCAGTTTCTTCTGCGGATTCGGCCGTATTTTCGGCCGCTTCTTTCAATTCCTCCGAAACTTTTGCAGTTTTTTCGCCGTGTCCTTCGGCCATTTTTTTATGTAATTGCTCAATTAACGTTTCCAAAATTTTTGCGATAGTCATTTTAGTTTTTCCCTGTTATTTATTTTTTTTGATGCTTAAATTGTAAGATAAGTTTATATAAAATTTATTTATAAATCCTTTTTTTTGCGAGAGTTCGCTAATAATTGTAGACTGCATGGGTATAGAGCTGCTTGTAATCAGTAACCCTACGTCACTTAAATACATTGACGTTAATTGCGGAGGGGTTTTTGTTACGAACATCAACCGTTGGCTTATTTCGCCAAAGCTATGTACGCTATACTCAAGTGTTGCATTAGGAAGCCAAGTTTTTGTAAAATCCCAACTAGTTACTAGATTCATACCCGCTGCGGGATTTGCATACAATTCCATATCCTGCAGCCATGGGACATTTAATCGCAATGTTGCGGGAGCTGTTGTAGCTATATCGTGCGTTAGAATGCTGTAAACACACCCTGACACAGTAATAGCATTACAACACTGAGATACAGCAAGCATTGAAATATGGAAAACATATTTGCCTGCAGTCAATATTGATTCGATAGCAACGTTCGGCCGATACTCATAAATTCCATTGCACGAAACAATATAATTTCCATTAACGTTCGTAAGTACAATCGAACCTTTTCCGAACAAAATAGCATCGGGAAACTCGCGCGCTTCGCCAAAAAATACCCTCGTAATTGCTGTTGTGTTTATCGGCCGTAATATTATGGATTCGCCGTTTCGCAAGCTCGCGGCCGCGGGAACTATAACGCCGCCGGCTGCAGTCATGTTAAGTGTATCAACAATAATCTCACGTGCATCTTTATTTATAGTATTTATGTGCACGGGAGTTACAGTATCTCGTATAGTTAATACAGGACAAATAATTGAAATACCACTCGCGAACGATTTAACACCGCCAAATATTTGGGAGCTTGCCGTAATTATTCCCGCATTATTTTCGCCCGCGTCTATTAATTTCTCACTTACCGTTTTTGAAATTTTTTCATTTATTGTTTTAAATTCTTTTGTTACAAACTCGCCAAAATCACTGCCGTTAATTTTAATATTATTTTTTGTCGCATCTATCGTTTTATTTGTAAGTTCGTCTTTGCTGTTCTTGCTAAACGCTACAGCATAAAAATTGGAAATAACTCGCCAATCTCCACGATTATACAGCAATCCGATTTTTTGATTATCGCCACTTAAAATGTACTCTGTCGCGCTTTCAATTGTTGCACCCGTTGCTGTTATTTTTATCGGCAGATTGCTAGCATTCCCGCTCTCATCCGCGATAATAAATGTTGAGCCTTCGTCGACTGCCGGTAAAACTACCGACGACGGTTTGCTGCAATTAATTCCGATGTAATAATCATTTTGCGAAAGTGTTGTTGTCTCGTCCGTAGAAGTTCTCGCTGCGTATTTTTGGCCGTTAGTTGTTTGCGCGTTGTCAGCTAAATCCGCTAAAAAATCTGTTAATGACGGCCAGCCGTCGTCGCCAGCTTCTGGGATTGAATATTGATTGTTATTCCAATTTTTAATTAATGCCACGATTGTTCCTTAGATTTAATTTTCGTATGATACTTTCGTTTTTTACTTTCGCGGGCACTTTAGCTTTTTCGCCGACTTCTATCGCTACTACTGCATCGGCGGCAACTAAAAATACCGAGGATTTTCCGAGGCGAAAATCTAAAAATTTATTTTTGAAAATATACTTGTCTGCCTCGATTTCCTTAATTTCTGAATTGCAGCCATTAAAATATTCAACATAGTATTTCATTTTTGCACGCCTTTAATTTTCTCGTACGTTCTTAACCCACTTATTCCGAGTAATCCACATAATACCGTCATAACTTCTTCAAAATCGAGCGACGGCAGCACTGTCAGAGGCTTCCCAAGCGCTTCTAAAATTATTAACAAGAGCGGCTGAATTAAAAAATTGTACGCGAATATTATTGCACACACCCAGCCAACAGCCGGACGCCAGCCGGCCACGAAAATTGATTGATGTTTTGCTTCTACCGCATTGACATCTAGCTGTCGAAATGCGCCCTCTTGCTCTAGCCGCATGAGTTCGATTTTCGCTTTATTTGCGTCGTCGGGGTTTGGGAATATTTTGTCAAAAATTCCAGTCAACAGCGGTATTAATGCCGGCCACATATTTTTGCCTTTATTTTATTGTTGTATTTCGGCCGAATATTGTAATAATATCGGCCGTTACTTTAGTTAAGCTGCAGGGGCTTCGTCGTTAATGTTTTTAATTAATACCTGCTTTGCGGGAGCTCTGCACATAATATACATATCTGCGTATGTGTGAAATGCGTATGCACCTTGTCCGTCTAGCTGATAAAATAGTTTTTCGTCCGACATGCCTTCTATGGAAGTTGCAACATCTTGCGTACCGCTGCAAATCCAATCATCGAGTCTCAAAATAATTGCATCGCCTTCCATCACATATCTATGTCCGACAATTTCAATTTCACCTTCGCTATACGCGAATTTAATCGATTTCGCTCCATTCTTTAATTCAGAACTATTGTAGGAAGAATCGAAACTTCTGTTAGCTAGCCCATCTGCCATGAGCGCATGAAACGAGCGCGGGTTAGCGTAACAGCGTAGGGTTCCGTACGTCCCACCTGCATTTACTGCATCCGCTGTGCCCATTTCTATTGTTTTAAATGACAGCGATTTTCCGCCGCAATCAAACACATTCGCAGACCAGAGTGGGAATAGCTGAGCATCAATATTAAACTGCTTGCCTTTATTTTGAAGTATTGCTTTAACGCCAATCATTTCTTGGGATAATTCCATGCCCTCAAAAGCTAAAACATGCGAGCCAATTTTAGTTGCGGCTGTCGGTTTAAAATCGACTTTTAAAATTCCGAGCGATGTATCGCACGAAATATATCGGCCTTCAGCTACAACTTCTCTATTTGGCTGTTGCAATTGTTTAACCTTAATTCCTTGCATTCCAACCCATATTCCAGAGGCCATGTCGCCTGCTTGTAATAAAATATAATTACCGCTTGCGTTACTGCAAACTCCGTTTGTAAACGACAGTTCGCCATAGAGGGAGCTTGTGAGTTTACCCGTACCGTTAGCAAATTTTTGTTTGCGATACTCGCCTGTAGTATATGCAACTCTTCCTAATAATACGTCGGAGTTTTGTCCGTGTATTTTTACAATCTCGAGAAAACGACGGTGTGAAATTAAATTATTTTTAACAACGTGTTTAGTTGCTTCTACAAACGCCGTTTCGCTGCTAGCACTTCTGCCGATAGTTGCCCATGGCACGATTGAACGTAATACGGAAATAGACGGCGTAACCTCGGATTGTTTAATAGCGCCCGCGACCGCAGGGTTAATATTAAATACGTCGTCGCCCGTGCCGGCAAATGTGATTCCCACCTCGCTGCCTAGAGTGATAGATTCAACGTATTTATTACCTGCTTTCTCCTTCGTAGAGAAAGGAATATCTTTTGTGATATGCAAATCATCTGTTGGGATTAAGCTTGTATTTAGTTTACCGTAGTGTGTTTTAAAAAGCTCAAGATTTGAGCTATTCGAAATTTGTCCTGCCATTTATTTATTATCCTTTATTTAATTATAATTGCTCATATTCAATATCTACGTGTATAAAACCACTCTCAAGTGTCGAGAGTTTTCCAGTACTGTCAACATACCTTCCTACGATATGATTTTTACCTGTAATTACTGCCCCATTTGTTGCTGTATTTGGAAGCGGGGCTTTTTTATTTAACCCTTCAACATAATCTACGTTTCCGCTCGCTCCGATTTGCGTAAATTTAACGCCCAGAACTCTGCGGGCAGAGCCGTGAAGGA
The DNA window shown above is from Fluviispira vulneris and carries:
- a CDS encoding 3TM-type holin, coding for MWPALIPLLTGIFDKIFPNPDDANKAKIELMRLEQEGAFRQLDVNAVEAKHQSIFVAGWRPAVGWVCAIIFAYNFLIQPLLLIILEALGKPLTVLPSLDFEEVMTVLCGLLGISGLRTYEKIKGVQK